A DNA window from Sporosarcina sp. ANT_H38 contains the following coding sequences:
- a CDS encoding peptide chain release factor 3 produces MDKPIQEEIASRRTFAIISHPDAGKTTITEKLLYFGGAIRDAGTVKGKKSGKFATSDWMEIEKQRGISVTSSVMQFDYDGKRVNILDTPGHEDFSEDTYRTLMAVDAAVMMVDSAKGIEPQTIKLFKVCRMRGIPIFTFINKMDRQGKEPLELMEELEEVLGIQSYAMNWPIGMGKEFIGIYDRFNKRVEQVRVDDDKRFLAINEDGGLAEPHPMMETSYYKQALEDVLLLNEAGNDFDEEKIAIGELTPVFFGSALTNFGVQTFLETFLQFSPPPQPRITKDKTEIDPYSEEFSGFIFKIQANMNPMHRDRIAFVRIVSGAFERGMTVTVPRISRTFKLTQTTQFLADDREIVDEAVAGDIIGLHDTGNYQIGDTVIGGKSNFLFDALPQFTPELFVRVTAKNVMKSKHFHKGILQLVQEGAIQYYRTLHTEEVILGAVGQLQFEVFEHRMQNEYNVEVRMEHVGSKVARWIVNESDVKESMAGQRAMLVKDRHNKLVFLFENEFAMRWFNDKNPDIELYSQL; encoded by the coding sequence ATGGATAAACCAATACAAGAAGAAATTGCATCACGCCGTACGTTTGCAATTATTTCTCACCCGGATGCCGGGAAAACGACAATCACAGAAAAACTACTCTATTTCGGTGGCGCAATTCGCGATGCTGGAACAGTAAAAGGGAAGAAGTCAGGGAAATTTGCAACTTCGGACTGGATGGAAATTGAGAAACAGCGTGGGATTTCGGTGACATCATCTGTTATGCAATTCGATTATGATGGTAAGCGTGTTAACATCCTAGATACACCTGGACACGAAGATTTCAGTGAAGACACATACCGAACACTTATGGCAGTCGATGCGGCTGTAATGATGGTCGACTCAGCAAAAGGAATCGAGCCACAGACAATTAAATTATTCAAAGTATGCCGTATGCGTGGAATTCCAATCTTCACGTTCATTAATAAAATGGACCGTCAAGGTAAAGAACCGCTTGAACTGATGGAGGAATTGGAAGAAGTGCTTGGCATTCAGTCTTACGCGATGAACTGGCCAATAGGGATGGGTAAAGAGTTCATTGGTATTTACGACCGTTTTAATAAACGTGTTGAACAGGTGCGGGTCGACGATGACAAACGTTTTCTTGCGATAAATGAAGACGGCGGGCTTGCAGAACCACATCCGATGATGGAAACTTCATATTATAAGCAAGCACTTGAAGATGTTTTACTTCTTAACGAAGCAGGTAATGATTTTGATGAAGAGAAAATAGCTATAGGCGAACTGACACCTGTATTTTTCGGTAGTGCGTTGACGAATTTCGGTGTGCAGACGTTTTTGGAAACGTTTTTACAATTTTCACCACCACCTCAACCACGAATAACAAAGGATAAAACTGAAATCGATCCGTATTCGGAAGAGTTTTCAGGATTTATCTTTAAAATTCAAGCGAATATGAACCCGATGCACCGTGATAGAATCGCATTCGTCCGTATTGTTTCAGGTGCATTCGAACGTGGAATGACAGTAACGGTACCACGTATTTCTAGAACATTCAAACTGACACAGACAACGCAGTTTCTTGCAGATGACCGTGAAATAGTGGATGAAGCGGTAGCGGGTGATATTATCGGTCTTCATGATACGGGGAACTACCAAATTGGGGATACGGTTATCGGTGGTAAATCAAACTTCCTATTCGATGCGCTGCCACAGTTTACACCGGAGCTCTTTGTTCGGGTAACGGCGAAAAACGTTATGAAATCTAAGCATTTCCATAAAGGAATTCTTCAGCTTGTTCAAGAGGGGGCAATTCAGTATTACCGGACGCTTCACACTGAAGAAGTAATTCTAGGTGCAGTTGGTCAACTTCAATTTGAAGTGTTTGAGCACCGGATGCAGAATGAATATAACGTTGAAGTGCGCATGGAGCATGTCGGTTCGAAAGTTGCGCGTTGGATTGTCAACGAAAGCGACGTCAAAGAATCAATGGCAGGGCAACGTGCAATGCTTGTAAAAGATCGCCACAACAAACTCGTATTCTTATTTGAAAACGAATTTGCAATGCGTTGGTTCAATGATAAAAATCCTGATATTGAGCTATACAGCCAGTTATAA
- a CDS encoding GlsB/YeaQ/YmgE family stress response membrane protein produces MSFIWFLIIGGIIGWLAGMILGKDVPGGIIGNIIAGIIGAWIGGMLLGSWGPKISDFYIFPAFIGAIILVFIVSLIMRSMRKAS; encoded by the coding sequence ATGAGTTTCATTTGGTTTTTAATTATTGGTGGGATTATCGGTTGGCTAGCAGGTATGATTTTAGGAAAAGATGTCCCAGGAGGAATTATTGGTAATATTATCGCAGGTATAATTGGGGCATGGATTGGTGGTATGCTTCTTGGAAGTTGGGGACCTAAAATTTCAGATTTCTACATTTTCCCTGCTTTCATTGGAGCGATTATTCTTGTGTTCATTGTGAGCTTAATTATGAGATCAATGCGTAAAGCTTCTTAA
- a CDS encoding UDP-N-acetylmuramoyl-L-alanyl-D-glutamate--2,6-diaminopimelate ligase, whose amino-acid sequence MDTEKLLSILPVKQVAGAVPPTVTDIAIDSRAVNAGGVFVCIEGFTVDGHKYVEKAVDNGARVIIASKHVDVDLDKVAVVRVENTSRAISLLAPQFYNFPSKRMTMIGVTGTNGKTSVSGIIQAILQLAGEASAVTGTIGFDLDGTLYETENTTADVLSTQGMIAHAAEEGCTTMTMEVSSHGLVEGRLAGTEFDIAVFTNLTHDHLDFHGTMDNYGQAKGLLFSQLGQDLQKRKFAVVNADDEWSNRLLEMTSHPVLTYGIRNEAVFRGSDIELRANGTTFKLTAPGGEFRVVMNLIGEFSVYNALAVIAALFAKGMATEDIINYLGKISSVKGRMEQVPTELPITMYVDYAHSADAIEKAIDAVLPYKKEGSRLIFVIGTGGNRDRIKRPIMAEKASVADYVVLTTDDPRDEPYESILAELEAGMKHDQYACIGDRKEAVRHAVAVANPEDIIIFAGKGHEDYQIIGSVKYPHSDADIALEEAEKKFGTGFVNK is encoded by the coding sequence ATGGATACGGAAAAGTTACTTTCAATATTGCCTGTCAAACAGGTAGCAGGAGCGGTACCACCGACTGTGACGGATATTGCGATTGATTCGCGCGCAGTGAATGCAGGAGGAGTTTTCGTCTGTATTGAGGGGTTTACGGTAGATGGCCATAAATACGTTGAAAAAGCAGTAGACAATGGTGCAAGGGTTATCATTGCTTCAAAGCATGTAGATGTAGATTTAGATAAAGTTGCAGTCGTTAGGGTTGAAAATACATCCCGGGCAATTAGTTTGTTGGCGCCTCAGTTTTACAATTTCCCATCTAAACGGATGACGATGATCGGTGTGACGGGGACGAACGGTAAGACGAGCGTCAGTGGCATTATCCAAGCGATACTTCAGTTAGCGGGGGAAGCATCCGCCGTTACCGGAACAATCGGTTTTGACTTGGACGGAACACTCTATGAAACGGAGAACACGACGGCTGACGTACTGTCAACACAAGGGATGATTGCCCATGCGGCGGAAGAAGGATGTACAACGATGACAATGGAAGTATCTTCGCATGGTCTAGTGGAAGGGCGTCTTGCTGGTACAGAATTCGATATCGCTGTTTTCACAAATTTAACGCATGATCATCTTGATTTTCATGGGACGATGGACAATTATGGACAAGCGAAAGGACTGTTGTTCTCGCAACTAGGACAGGATTTGCAGAAGCGTAAGTTTGCTGTCGTCAATGCAGATGATGAGTGGAGCAATCGCCTGTTGGAAATGACGTCTCATCCAGTTCTCACATACGGTATCAGAAATGAAGCTGTATTTCGTGGATCAGACATTGAGCTGCGGGCAAACGGTACAACGTTCAAGCTTACCGCACCTGGTGGTGAATTCCGTGTAGTTATGAATTTAATTGGTGAATTTAGTGTCTACAACGCACTTGCTGTGATTGCGGCTTTGTTTGCGAAAGGGATGGCAACTGAAGACATCATAAACTATCTTGGGAAGATTTCATCTGTCAAAGGTAGAATGGAACAAGTGCCGACTGAATTGCCGATTACGATGTATGTCGATTATGCGCACTCAGCGGATGCCATCGAAAAAGCGATTGATGCAGTTCTTCCTTATAAAAAGGAAGGAAGTCGTCTAATATTCGTCATTGGAACCGGCGGCAATCGGGATCGGATAAAACGTCCGATTATGGCAGAGAAAGCATCCGTCGCAGATTATGTGGTCTTAACGACAGACGATCCGCGGGACGAGCCGTATGAATCGATACTGGCAGAATTAGAAGCGGGTATGAAGCATGATCAATATGCATGTATAGGTGACCGGAAGGAAGCGGTACGTCATGCAGTAGCAGTTGCGAATCCTGAAGATATCATTATATTTGCAGGAAAAGGCCATGAAGATTATCAAATTATTGGTTCTGTGAAATACCCGCATTCAGATGCTGACATTGCGCTGGAAGAGGCGGAAAAGAAGTTTGGTACAGGGTTTGTTAATAAGTGA
- a CDS encoding M42 family metallopeptidase, translated as MTTAFDEKRIVELLKRLVETPSPSGYTEKVMELITKELDEIGVAHKKTNKGAIIATIEGMETTRHRLLTAHTDTLGAMVKEIKSDGRLKLDMIGGFRWNAVEGEYCLIHTASGKEVRGTILMHQTSVHVYKNAGTAERSAENIEVRIDEKVTDAAGTRTLGIEVGDFVSFDPRFEVTDSGFVKSRHLDDKASTALLLGLIRSLKEEGVKLPHTTHFYISNNEEIGYGGNSNIPEETVEYIAVDMGAIGDGQTSDEYTVSICAKDSSGPYHYALTQHLTGLCKEGSIPFKLDIYPFYGSDASAAIRAGFDVKHALFGPGIESSHAMERTHTDSLKASAQLLRAYVTSAMMD; from the coding sequence ATGACAACAGCATTTGATGAAAAACGTATTGTTGAGCTGCTTAAAAGATTAGTAGAGACGCCAAGTCCATCAGGTTATACGGAAAAAGTGATGGAGCTGATTACAAAAGAACTGGACGAAATCGGAGTAGCACACAAGAAAACAAACAAAGGAGCTATCATTGCGACGATTGAAGGCATGGAAACAACGCGTCATCGTCTGCTCACAGCACATACAGATACACTAGGCGCGATGGTAAAAGAGATTAAAAGCGATGGTCGTCTAAAGCTTGATATGATTGGTGGATTTAGGTGGAACGCCGTTGAAGGTGAATACTGTCTCATTCATACAGCGTCAGGGAAAGAAGTACGTGGAACAATCCTTATGCACCAAACTTCCGTTCATGTTTATAAAAACGCTGGAACCGCAGAGCGAAGTGCTGAAAATATCGAAGTTCGCATTGACGAGAAAGTAACAGATGCAGCTGGAACACGTACACTAGGTATCGAAGTAGGTGATTTTGTCTCATTCGATCCGCGATTTGAAGTGACGGACAGCGGTTTCGTTAAATCACGTCATCTTGATGATAAAGCGAGTACGGCATTGTTGCTTGGATTGATCCGTTCATTGAAGGAAGAAGGAGTTAAACTTCCACATACGACTCATTTCTATATTTCAAACAATGAAGAGATTGGCTATGGGGGGAACTCCAATATTCCCGAAGAGACAGTTGAATATATTGCGGTTGATATGGGAGCGATTGGAGATGGACAAACCTCCGACGAGTATACGGTTTCAATTTGTGCAAAAGATTCAAGTGGACCGTATCATTATGCATTGACACAACATTTGACTGGGCTTTGCAAAGAAGGTAGTATTCCATTTAAACTTGATATTTACCCGTTTTACGGTTCAGATGCGTCTGCCGCAATCCGGGCGGGCTTTGACGTGAAGCATGCACTATTCGGCCCTGGTATTGAATCGTCACATGCAATGGAACGGACACATACTGATTCGCTGAAAGCGTCAGCTCAGTTGCTTCGAGCGTATGTTACTTCAGCAATGATGGACTGA